The DNA sequence TACAACAAGAAGATCTGGGCCGAGGCCGGGATCAAGGACACCCCCAAGACCCGTACCGAGTTCTTCCGTGACCTCGACGCCATCAAGAAGAAGACCGACGCCGAGCCGATCTACCTCCCGGGCCAGAACTGGTACTTCTTCGACGGGCTGACCATCGGCACCGGCGCCGACCTGGTCAAGAAGGACGGCGACAAGTGGGTCTCCAACCTCGCCGACCCCAAGGTCGGCAAGGCCATGGACATCTACAAGCAGTACCAGTCCTTCAGCCAGGCCCCCAAGGACAAGGACGAGGCCACCCCGCAGCAGGGCGAGGTCTTCGCCAAGGGCAAGACGGGCGCCTTCATCGGCATGGGCTGGGAAGCCGGTGTCGCGATCAAGGCCAACCCGAAGATCGAGAAGGACATCGGCTACTTCACCATCCCGGGTGAGACCGCCGACAAGCCCGAGGGCGTCTTCCTCGGCGGCTCCAACCTCGCCGTCGCCGCGGGCAGCGACAAGCAGGAACTGGCCAAGGAGTTCCTGAAGATCGCGCTCAGCGACACCTACGAGGGGCAGCTCGCCAAGGAAGGCGGCGTGCTCCCCAACAAGGACTCGCTCCAGGACCAGCTCAAGGGCAACGCCGCCGCCCAGGCGGCCGCGCCGGCCACCGCGAGCGGCGGCACCACCCCCCTGATCCCCGAATGGGCCGCGGTGGAGAACGCCCCGAACCCCATCAAGACCTATATGACCGCGGTGCTGAACGGTAAGGCGCCGGCCGACGCGGCCAAGTCGGTCGAGGACGAGATGAACAAGCGCCTCAGCCAGGAGCACTGAGCGCGATGGCCGTGACCACCGAACGCAAGGACCCCGGCCCGGCGGCGGCCGGGGTCCGCCGGAGCGGGGCCCCGCCGGCCCCGGGCCGCGCGGCCCCGGGCACCCCCGGGCGCGGACGGCTGACCGGCGCCGCCCCCTACCTGCTCCTGCTGCCCGCGCTGGCGGTGACCGCCGTACTGCTGGGCTGGCCGCTGGTCAAGAACGGCATGCTGTCGTTCCAGAACCTCAATATGCGGCAGCTGATCCAGCACCTCACCGAGTGGAACGGGGTCGACAACTACCGCGAGACGCTGACCAGCGAGGACTTCTGGGGCGTCACCCTGCGGTCGGTGATCTTCACCGGGGTCAACGTGGTGCTGATCATGGTGCTGGGCACCCTGGTCGGACTGCTGCTGGCCCGCCTCGGCAGCAAGATGCGGCTGCTGCTCTCGGTCGGTCTCGTCCTGGCCTGGGCGATGCCCGTCATCGCCGCCACCACCGTCTTCCAGTGGCTGTTCGCCACCCGCTACGGGGTGGTCAACTGGGTCCTGGACGCCCTCGGCTGGCACTCCATGGCGGACTACAACTGGACCGGCGACCAGTTCTCCACCTTCTTCGTCATCACCGTGCTGATCGTCTGGCAGTCGATCCCCTTCGTGGCGATCAACCTCTACGCCGCGACCACCACCATCCCCGGGGAGCTCTACGAGGCGGCCGCGCTGGACGGCGCCGGCACCTGGAAGAGCTTCACCTCGGTGACCTTCCCCTTCCTCAAGCCGTTTCTGCTGGCCACGACGTTCCTCGAAGTCATCTGGGTCTTCAAGGCGTTCGCCCAGGTCTTCGCGATCAACGAGGGCGGCCCCGAACGGCTCACCGAAACCCTCCCCGTCTACGCCTTTATCGAGGGCATGGGCAATCAGCACTACGGCATGGGCGCCGCGATCTCGCTGCTGACCATCGTGGTCCTGCTCGCGCTGACCTCCTACTACCTCCGGATCGTGCTCAGGCAAGAGGAGGACGAGCTGTGAAGCGCTCGCCGCTCGCCCGGCTGTGGCCCAACGCGACCGCCGTCGTGCTCTTCATCGGCTTCGCGTTCCCCGTCTACTGGATGTTCACCACGGCCTTCAAGCCGACCTCGGACATCGTCTCCGAGGACCCGGTGTGGTTCCCGACCGCGGCCACTTTCGAACACTTCCAGAAGGCCGTCGACGCCGACAATTTCTGGACGCTGGTGGGCAACTCCCTCACCGTCACCGTCTC is a window from the Streptomyces luomodiensis genome containing:
- a CDS encoding extracellular solute-binding protein, yielding MKRGLIAATGVAAMLVSVAACGSGDDDDKAGADGFKGQTLTVWAMDGSTPDGWTKDVKAAFEKKTGAKLKFEIQQWNGIQQKVTTALSESDPPDVLEIGNTQTPSYAQTGGLAELGDLKKSIGADWSESINKSAVYDGKQYAAPWYAASRVVLYNKKIWAEAGIKDTPKTRTEFFRDLDAIKKKTDAEPIYLPGQNWYFFDGLTIGTGADLVKKDGDKWVSNLADPKVGKAMDIYKQYQSFSQAPKDKDEATPQQGEVFAKGKTGAFIGMGWEAGVAIKANPKIEKDIGYFTIPGETADKPEGVFLGGSNLAVAAGSDKQELAKEFLKIALSDTYEGQLAKEGGVLPNKDSLQDQLKGNAAAQAAAPATASGGTTPLIPEWAAVENAPNPIKTYMTAVLNGKAPADAAKSVEDEMNKRLSQEH
- a CDS encoding carbohydrate ABC transporter permease; this translates as MAVTTERKDPGPAAAGVRRSGAPPAPGRAAPGTPGRGRLTGAAPYLLLLPALAVTAVLLGWPLVKNGMLSFQNLNMRQLIQHLTEWNGVDNYRETLTSEDFWGVTLRSVIFTGVNVVLIMVLGTLVGLLLARLGSKMRLLLSVGLVLAWAMPVIAATTVFQWLFATRYGVVNWVLDALGWHSMADYNWTGDQFSTFFVITVLIVWQSIPFVAINLYAATTTIPGELYEAAALDGAGTWKSFTSVTFPFLKPFLLATTFLEVIWVFKAFAQVFAINEGGPERLTETLPVYAFIEGMGNQHYGMGAAISLLTIVVLLALTSYYLRIVLRQEEDEL